Proteins encoded together in one Temnothorax longispinosus isolate EJ_2023e chromosome 5, Tlon_JGU_v1, whole genome shotgun sequence window:
- the LOC139813706 gene encoding colorectal mutant cancer protein isoform X2, protein MLSGHVPTLAAKEAILEPPLRRDDLVYVHCATTEDEEVAEDEEEESRGLTRSRSWLCCPNDRRPDKTVPIQVEANKDMQNALHAAALSSLRSEVAELNSRLVAATRARETTEAALMRAEVQAARAEQRAEQQAARHEERLTELHSVIAELGRQLERHRATVIAEEDESEVETSRDAEGSITNPVEESEGGGDNHGDGDRTLGDADSSCCEDENRPAENGRDSPAALPTPEPTQQAASCQSVAVATLQEEITALRAEITSLQAQLVHFKSQRQTASSDSPRRELRTRGNTSSPEPLTAPCSPLLPPLQTPPTKSVTREEPPVLKMAERVRLRRTDERHITGPDITNLGVCSTMVAEHLVSDLLEQSNLQELNGSEKQFEVETERLNSRLEHARANNAVLALTLHESKAQCDRLSLLVGKYESNATALRLALSYSDRAIEAYDVLVALLESEIALSTERNSVTIDNRRAAENVAYHVLNRLENDCTNTLGAPWEDSMVLSDESEITWSVEDEQRLRRHIGRLKGERTMVRSTAVELESVHAEPLNSKNTISLAEARKLDLETAVLMQELMAMREDKAELRARVFLLEKERATIELKLNARDTQIAAQHATIQHLQGQLSDAEAMLAMATNKDRSLSDNESEGMESELIEALGREARLKERLQELISTLDEVNKNSELRHQQSAELVNDLKRANGALVQTLEKSKKKYQSRLKKLEQQMLGMVERHAAQVKALKQRIALLEEESMGYKGSMALQSQSSGASETSL, encoded by the exons ATGCTTTCCGGCCACGTGCCAACCTTGGCCGCGAAAGAGGCCATTCTCGAGCCGCCGCTGCGTCGCGATGACCTCGTCTACGTTCACTGCGCGACCACGGAGGACGAGGAAGTCGCCGAGGACGAGGAGGAAGAGTCCAGGGGGCTCACCAGGTCTAGGTCATGGCTCTGCTGTCCCAATGATCGCCGACCCGATAAGACTGTGCCCATACAGGTCGAGGCCAATAAGGACATGCAAAATGCA CTCCACGCGGCTGCGCTCTCCTCCCTGCGATCCGAGGTGGCCGAGCTGAATTCGCGGCTGGTGGCGGCTACTCGCGCGCGGGAGACGACCGAGGCCGCGCTGATGCGGGCGGAGGTCCAGGCGGCCCGCGCCGAGCAGCGGGCGGAACAGCAGGCGGCGCGGCACGAGGAGCGGCTCACCGAGTTGCATTCCGTCATCGCCGAGCTCGGCAGACAGCTGGAGCGGCATCGCGCCACCGTAATTGCCGAGGAGGACGAGTCCG AAGTCGAGACGAGCAGGGACGCCGAGGGTTCCATCACCAACCCGGTAGAGGAGAGCGAGGGCGGTGGGGACAACCATGGAGATGGCGATCGTACCCTGGGGGACGCCGATTCCAGCTGCTGCGAAGACGAGAATCGACCGGCAGAG aatgGTAGGGACAGTCCGGCCGCGTTACCGACTCCCGAGCCAACGCAGCAAGCGGCGTCGTGCCAGAGCGTCGCCGTCGCGACGCTGCAGGAAGAGATCACGGCGTTACGGGCGGAGATCACGAGTCTGCAGGCACAACTTGTTCATTTCAAAAGCCAGAGGCAAACGGCGAGCAGCGATTCGCCACGTCGAGAACTCAGA ACAAGAGGCAACACCAGCTCGCCGGAACCTTTGACGGCACCGTGCTCGCCGCTCTTGCCACCGCTACAGACACCTCCGACAAAGAGCGTAACGAGGGAGGAGCCGCCGGTTCTTAAAATGGCAGAGAGGGTGAGATTGAGGAGGACGGATGAGAGGCACATTACCGGCCCGGACATCACTAATCTTGGG GTGTGCTCCACAATGGTCGCCGAGCACCTCGTGTCGGATCTCTTGGAGCAATCCAACCTGCAGGAATTGAATGGCTCCGAAAAGCAATTCGAGGTCGAGACGGAACGGTTGAACAGCAGACTCGAGCACGCGCGGGCGAACAACGCGGTCCTCGCGCTCACGTTGCACGAAAGCAAGGCGCAATGCGATAG GTTAAGCTTATTAGTCGGCAAGTACGAGTCGAATGCGACGGCGTTGCGACTCGCACTTTCGTACAGCGATCGCGCGATCGAGGCCTACGATGTTCTAGTCGCTCTGCTGGAGAGCGAAATTGCGCTCTCCACCGAGAGAAATAGCGTGACAATCGATAATAGAAGGGCAGCCGAAAACGTTGCGTATCACGTCCTAAATAGACTCGAGAACGACTGTACTAATACGCTAGGCGCTCCGTGGGAGGACAGCATGGTCTTGTCAGACGA ATCGGAAATAACGTGGAGCGTGGAGGACGAACAGCGACTCAGGAGACACATCGGAAGGCTGAAGGGAGAACGTACAATGGTCAGATCGACGGCGGTCGAGCTGGAGAGCGTGCACGCGGAACCCTTGAACTCAAAGAACACCATCTCTCTGGCGGAGGCCAGGAAACTCGACTTGGAGACTGCCGTACTCATGCAG GAATTAATGGCCATGCGAGAAGACAAGGCCGAGTTACGCGCCAGAGTGTTTCTTCTGGAGAAGGAACGCGCTACGATAGAATTGAAGTTGAACGCACGTGACACGCAGATCGCGGCGCAACACGCCACCATACAGCATCTTCAGGGCCAGCTGAGCGACGCGGAAGCTATGCTTGCGATGGCGACAAACAAG GACCGAAGTTTAAGCGACAACGAGAGCGAGGGAATGGAATCTGAATTAATCGAGGCGCTGGGCAGGGAGGCAAGACTGAAGGAACGCCTGCAGGAATTGATCTCAACCTTGGACGAAGTCAATAAGAATTCCGAACTCAGGCATCAGCAGTCCGCCGAGCTTGTCAACGACTTGAAAAGAGCTAACGG AGCGCTGGTTCAAACTCTGGAAAAGTCCAAGAAGAAATATCAGTCCAGGCTAAAGAAGCTGGAGCAACAGATGCTGGGAATGGTAGAGAGACACGCTGCGCAG gTGAAAGCATTGAAGCAACGAATAGCTTTACTGGAGGAGGAGTCGATGGGCTATAAGGGAAGCATGGCACTGCAGTCTCAAAGTTCTGGCGCCAGCGAAACGTCCTTATGA
- the LOC139813712 gene encoding ubiquinol-cytochrome c reductase complex assembly factor 5-like, with protein MFSPKLKRIISRLPGKALGEYRLLPLFFILGAALEYSMIHWQVGEVNFYKTYKRRRVEELVEERLKQEQA; from the coding sequence ATGTTCAGTCCAAAATTGAAGAGGATAATTAGTAGACTGCCGGGAAAAGCGCTTGGCGAGTACCGACTGCTGCCGCTATTCTTCATTCTCGGGGCCGCTTTGGAATATTCTATGATCCACTGGCAAGTGGGAGAGGTTAACTTTTACAAGACGTACAAGCGCCGAAGGGTGGAGGAGCTGGTGGAGGAAAGATTAAAGCAGGAACAGGCCTGA
- the Bcas2 gene encoding pre-mRNA-splicing factor SPF27: MAGEVIVDALPYIDQGYDEPGVREAALAMVEEETRRYRPTKNYLEHLQPLCITAFETEIMKHEFDRMHNRLPMEVLSMKRYELPPPPSGKLNDLAAWNESVENSSAQLEHQATRICNLELMMDYGCEAWKSYLEVLVQLLGQAQKQLQTLRKKIQEINWQRKSMQTQGGDKLRALEAQWVGLVSKNYEIEQACVHLEEEMQKIMMSKEAVEINDVPAEEGPDVPENNATETMALQMQQQDENQDA, translated from the exons atggCAGGAGAAGTGATTGTTGATGCATTGCCGTATATTGATCAAGGATATGATGAACCAGGCGTACGAGAAGCG GCACTGGCGATGGTAGAAGAAGAGACACGACGTTACAGACCGACGAAGAATTATCTGGAGCATCTGCAGCCTCTGTGCATAACCGCTTTCGAGACGGAGATAATGAAGCACGAGTTCGATAGGATGCACAATCGCTTGCCGATGGAAGTGCTCAGCATGAAGCGTTACGAGTTGCCACCGCCTCCGTCTGGCAAGTTGAACGATTTAGCTGCGTGGAACGAAAGCGTGGAAAACAGCAGCGCGCAATTGGAGCATCAAGCCACTAG AATTTGCAACTTGGAACTGATGATGGATTACGGTTGCGAAGCATGGAAATCCTATTTGGAGGTACTGGTTCAACTACTAGGCCAGGCGCAGAAGCAGCTGCAGACGCTGAGGAAGAAAATTCAGGAGATCAACTGGCAGAGGAAGTCGATGCAGACTCAGGGAGGCGACAAGCTGAGAGCCCTCGAGGCACAGTGGGTCGGTTTGGTGTCTAAAAATTATGAGATCGAGCAGGCTTGCGTGCATTTGGAGGAGGAGATGCAGAAAATCATGATGAGCAAAGAGGCGGTGGAGATCAATGATGTACCGGCGGAGGAAGGGCCCGATGTACCTGAGAATAACGCCACAGAGACTATGGCATTACAGATGCAGCAGCAGGATGAGAATCAGGATGCTTAG
- the LOC139813713 gene encoding uncharacterized protein, with translation MSVINQRQQPGQHGGGVGEPLGPNQPQQQQPGLQDMMFTRQQIMMLLQLEQRVQQLEQRLQQLEQHVQQLEQQVQQLEQQLQQLMLLMVRLGSQYSNNWCSQSVRHRPYDLHSSTQVAHQARTINVTHTELDDTTIASVISALSIVKL, from the exons ATGTCCGTTATCAACCAACGA CAACAACCTGGTCAGCATGGTGGGGGAGTCGGCGAACCATTGGGTCCTAATCAACCCCAACAACAACAACCTGGTTTGCAGGATATGATGTTCACACGCCAGCAAATAATGATGCTGTTGCAACTGGAACAGCGGGTGCAACAGCTGGAGCAACGGCTCCAACAGCTGGAGCAACATGTCCAACAGCTGGAGCAACAGGTCCAACAGCTGGAGCAACAGCTCCAACAGCTGATGCTGCTGATGGTCCGCCTGGGATCTCAGTACAGCAACAATTGGTGCAGTCAGTCCGTTCGCCACCGCCCATACGATCTCCACAGTTCAACCCAGGTCGCCCACCAGGCGCGCACGATAAACGTCACACACACCGAACTAGATGACACGACTATTGCCAGTGTTATATCAGCTCTAAGTATTGTAAAACTCTAA